In Bacteroides coprosuis DSM 18011, the following are encoded in one genomic region:
- a CDS encoding hypothetical protein (KEGG: bfs:BF1679 hypothetical protein~SPTR: Putative uncharacterized protein;~IMG reference gene:2504107882): MKYNSQFLVLFVALVCFSGDIDAQRILGDTLKNEREEMIPFGDMNQWINRRIKESGIIGGNMKDVYAIGPTEIIEGAIPYVNKGGSPWATSNVLAKVAGITKTNTSVFPDRRGTGFSARMDTRMESVRVLGIVDITVLAAGSTFLGSVNEPIKSTKNPQKILVSGIPFSKKPRAVRFDYKIKLSGEPNRIKATGFGKSKTIKGKDLPCAILLLQKRWEDGNGNVFAKRVGTMVNYYYESTNWVEDATYEIMYGDITSSRYYLEDRMHIQDEERFTINSKGESVPIQEVGWADADETPTHIILQFASSHGGAYIGSPGNSFWIDNVRLVY, from the coding sequence ATGAAATATAACTCGCAATTCTTAGTCCTATTTGTAGCGCTAGTCTGTTTTTCGGGAGATATAGATGCACAAAGAATATTAGGAGATACCCTGAAAAATGAACGAGAGGAAATGATTCCCTTTGGTGATATGAATCAATGGATCAATCGTAGAATCAAAGAGTCGGGAATCATTGGTGGTAACATGAAAGATGTTTATGCTATTGGACCGACAGAGATAATTGAGGGGGCGATACCTTATGTTAATAAGGGGGGATCACCTTGGGCTACGTCTAATGTCCTTGCTAAAGTGGCAGGGATTACAAAAACAAACACTTCTGTTTTTCCTGATCGTAGAGGTACTGGATTTTCTGCCCGTATGGATACACGTATGGAAAGCGTTAGAGTTTTGGGTATAGTTGATATTACGGTATTAGCTGCAGGTTCTACTTTCTTAGGTTCGGTCAATGAACCCATTAAGAGTACCAAGAATCCTCAAAAGATCTTAGTATCAGGTATCCCTTTTTCAAAGAAACCTAGAGCCGTTCGTTTTGATTATAAAATCAAACTTTCTGGTGAGCCAAATCGTATAAAGGCTACTGGTTTTGGTAAGAGTAAAACGATCAAGGGTAAAGACTTACCATGTGCTATTCTTCTTTTACAAAAGAGATGGGAAGATGGGAATGGAAATGTTTTTGCTAAGCGAGTAGGTACAATGGTCAATTACTATTATGAATCTACCAATTGGGTTGAAGATGCTACTTATGAAATAATGTATGGAGACATAACATCTAGTCGTTATTACTTAGAAGATAGAATGCACATTCAAGATGAAGAACGTTTTACAATAAATAGTAAGGGTGAGAGTGTGCCTATTCAAGAAGTAGGCTGGGCAGATGCTGATGAAACACCTACTCACATTATTCTTCAATTTGCGTCAAGCCATGGAGGAGCCTATATTGGTTCGCCAGGTAACTCTTTTTGGATAGATAATGTTCGATTGGTTTATTAA
- a CDS encoding alpha amylase catalytic region (COGs: COG0366 Glycosidase~InterPro IPR006047:IPR006589~KEGG: sma:SAV_1307 oligo-1,6-glucosidase~PFAM: Glycosyl hydrolase, family 13, catalytic domain~SMART: Glycosyl hydrolase, family 13, subfamily, catalytic domain~SPTR: Putative uncharacterized protein;~IMG reference gene:2504107876~PFAM: Alpha amylase, catalytic domain), with the protein MKKRYLLGFLITVIFVLPSFGKQKQKFKPIPSWVSTSTFYQIYPQSFQDTDGDGIGDIQGIIDRLDYLKWLGIDALWLNPCFESEFKDAGYDVTDYYKVASRYGTNADIQRLFAEAKKRNMRVCLDLVAGHTSDKHPWFLESKKNSKNEFSDRYIWTNDSTLRPEPKFVSGNYERNGSYRKNFFDCQPALNFGYANPDKNKEWEQSTSAVGPQATRKELMNIIDYWMEMGADGFRVDMAHSLIKNDTDFAETNKLWHEIRTHFQDKFPEGVLIAEWGNPAKSVKAGFMFDFIIHIGSSAYSSMFFNNIGTYTRDVCYFSLEGTGTPTKFKNYYIEQLEEIGDDGFTCYPTANHDFQRPNSGNRNTVEQLKVAMTFFLTLPSIPLIYYGDEIGMKYIPGLPDKEGSMLKKGNRAGTRTPMQWDSSVKAGFSTATLDDFYLPLDPDEFRPNVEDQKNNPTSLLNFTRNLLHFRKTTDAFSLNNNIEFLYAEENSYPLVYKRFNQKEEYCVVLNPSGKRQTTFVAGNYKKVTPILVERCRIEVGVRGLNISSDGVSYGIFKIEKE; encoded by the coding sequence ATGAAAAAAAGATATTTATTAGGTTTTTTAATAACAGTGATTTTTGTTCTTCCAAGTTTTGGCAAACAGAAACAGAAATTTAAACCAATCCCTAGTTGGGTAAGTACCTCTACTTTTTATCAAATCTATCCTCAAAGTTTTCAGGACACAGATGGAGATGGAATAGGAGATATACAAGGGATAATAGATAGATTAGATTATTTGAAATGGCTAGGAATAGATGCTCTATGGCTAAATCCTTGTTTTGAGTCAGAATTTAAAGATGCTGGATATGATGTAACAGATTATTATAAAGTTGCATCTCGTTATGGAACAAATGCAGATATTCAAAGACTTTTTGCAGAAGCAAAGAAAAGAAATATGAGGGTTTGTTTAGATTTAGTGGCTGGTCATACATCCGATAAACACCCTTGGTTTTTGGAATCAAAAAAGAATTCAAAAAATGAATTTTCGGATAGATATATCTGGACAAATGACTCTACATTAAGACCAGAACCAAAGTTTGTTTCAGGAAACTATGAAAGGAACGGCTCTTATCGTAAAAACTTTTTTGATTGTCAGCCTGCATTAAACTTTGGTTATGCTAATCCTGATAAAAATAAAGAGTGGGAGCAATCTACATCAGCTGTTGGGCCTCAAGCAACAAGAAAAGAACTCATGAATATAATTGATTATTGGATGGAAATGGGTGCGGATGGCTTCCGTGTAGATATGGCTCATTCATTAATCAAAAACGATACAGACTTTGCTGAAACAAATAAGCTATGGCATGAGATAAGAACTCATTTTCAAGATAAATTTCCTGAAGGTGTGCTTATAGCAGAATGGGGAAATCCCGCTAAGTCGGTGAAGGCTGGTTTTATGTTCGATTTTATAATACACATTGGTAGTAGTGCTTATAGCTCTATGTTCTTTAATAACATAGGAACTTATACGAGAGATGTCTGTTATTTTAGTCTAGAAGGAACAGGAACTCCCACTAAATTTAAAAACTACTACATCGAACAGCTAGAAGAGATAGGAGATGATGGCTTTACTTGTTATCCTACTGCCAATCATGATTTTCAAAGACCCAATTCAGGCAATAGAAATACGGTTGAACAGTTAAAAGTAGCAATGACCTTTTTTTTGACGCTGCCTAGTATCCCATTAATTTATTATGGTGATGAGATAGGAATGAAATATATACCAGGATTACCAGATAAAGAAGGTAGTATGCTAAAAAAAGGAAATAGAGCGGGAACTCGTACTCCAATGCAGTGGGATAGTTCTGTAAAAGCAGGATTTTCTACAGCTACATTAGATGATTTCTACCTTCCCCTAGATCCCGATGAATTTAGACCAAATGTAGAGGATCAGAAGAATAATCCAACTTCCTTGTTGAATTTTACTCGCAATCTACTACATTTCAGAAAGACTACAGATGCTTTTAGTTTGAATAATAATATAGAATTTCTGTATGCAGAAGAAAATAGTTATCCTTTAGTATATAAAAGATTTAATCAAAAAGAGGAGTATTGCGTTGTCTTAAACCCGTCTGGTAAAAGACAAACTACATTTGTTGCTGGGAATTATAAAAAAGTAACTCCTATCTTAGTCGAAAGATGTAGGATTGAAGTTGGAGTTAGAGGTTTAAATATTAGTTCGGATGGAGTATCCTACGGTATTTTTAAAATAGAAAAAGAATAA
- a CDS encoding RNA polymerase, sigma-24 subunit, ECF subfamily (COGs: COG1595 DNA-directed RNA polymerase specialized sigma subunit sigma24 homolog~InterPro IPR014284:IPR014327:IPR007627:IPR013249~KEGG: bfr:BF3783 RNA polymerase ECF-type sigma factor~PFAM: RNA polymerase sigma factor 70, region 4 type 2; RNA polymerase sigma-70 region 2~SPTR: RNA polymerase ECF-type sigma factor;~TIGRFAM: RNA polymerase sigma-70, Bacteroidetes type; RNA polymerase sigma-70~IMG reference gene:2504107880~PFAM: Sigma-70, region 4; Sigma-70 region 2~TIGRFAM: RNA polymerase sigma factor, sigma-70 family; RNA polymerase sigma-70 factor, Bacteroides expansion family 1): MEGMTNWRVFEKLFIESYSILIAYSFRFIKDRELAKDIVQDVFLELWKNRQSIDFESPLKSYLFKSVYNRSINYLTSKYAETSVFMGVDNEIEAILHAEESVDKEVSLLELQSEINKYLNTISPRNREIFTLSRLNGLKNKEVADKLCISIKTVEKNLSLIIKDLRAYLADRDLLSLSLLFILIS; this comes from the coding sequence ATGGAGGGCATGACAAATTGGAGAGTTTTTGAAAAACTATTTATTGAATCTTATTCGATACTGATTGCATACAGTTTTCGGTTTATTAAAGATCGAGAATTGGCAAAAGATATTGTACAGGATGTTTTTTTGGAATTATGGAAAAATAGGCAATCTATTGATTTTGAAAGCCCTCTTAAATCTTACCTATTTAAATCTGTTTACAATAGAAGCATTAATTATCTCACAAGTAAATATGCCGAAACGAGTGTGTTTATGGGTGTGGATAATGAAATTGAAGCTATTCTTCATGCTGAAGAATCCGTTGATAAAGAAGTTTCATTGTTAGAACTTCAATCTGAAATAAATAAGTATCTGAATACAATATCTCCCCGTAATCGTGAAATCTTTACTCTAAGTAGATTAAATGGATTAAAGAATAAAGAAGTTGCTGACAAACTATGCATTAGCATAAAAACAGTAGAGAAGAATCTTTCCCTAATAATAAAAGACTTAAGAGCGTATTTGGCAGATAGAGATCTATTGTCTCTCTCTCTTTTATTTATACTTATAAGTTAA
- a CDS encoding anti-FecI sigma factor, FecR (COGs: COG3712 Fe2+-dicitrate sensor membrane component~InterPro IPR006860~KEGG: bfs:BF3573 putative anti sigma factor~PFAM: FecR protein~SPTR: Putative uncharacterized protein;~IMG reference gene:2504107879~PFAM: FecR protein), which yields MNDTIDIDVLMIKYWDGTAEIDEKEQLLTWLQQSDTHKQEFRSKHKIWLTQEAASISKSEIYTALKDTKQSILQSSVSSKIDSILPWLYRVAAVFILAFATSFFFLNYTSIGEKEVLVNKVIMPQGSKGVIGLPDGSKVWLNSGSSLSYKEDFLAENREVSLDGEAYFEVEKNKAKPFVVKTANVNVEVLGTKFDVQNYLDRDEVKVTLIEGSVKIASDRKDYILKPNEKYVLSKSNKAEKVEMANGMASRIWINQRISFEKKLLKDIIPYLESWYGVEFIYNSSFENNTHLTFTIREDTLNDILKSIEYISNIEFEIKENKVIIK from the coding sequence ATGAATGATACAATAGACATAGATGTATTAATGATAAAATACTGGGATGGAACTGCTGAGATAGATGAAAAAGAGCAGTTGCTAACTTGGTTGCAGCAAAGTGATACTCATAAACAAGAATTTAGGAGTAAACATAAAATATGGCTTACTCAAGAAGCAGCAAGCATAAGTAAATCGGAAATCTATACTGCTTTGAAGGATACAAAACAGTCTATTTTACAATCTTCTGTGTCAAGTAAAATCGATTCTATTTTACCTTGGTTATATCGTGTTGCAGCTGTTTTTATTTTAGCTTTTGCTACTTCCTTTTTCTTTTTGAATTATACCTCTATTGGTGAAAAAGAAGTGCTAGTTAATAAGGTAATTATGCCTCAAGGAAGTAAAGGTGTTATCGGCTTACCCGATGGTTCAAAGGTGTGGTTGAATTCAGGTTCATCTCTGTCTTATAAAGAAGACTTCTTAGCTGAAAATCGAGAAGTAAGTTTAGATGGAGAGGCTTATTTTGAAGTAGAAAAGAATAAAGCAAAACCTTTTGTAGTAAAAACTGCAAATGTAAACGTTGAGGTGCTAGGAACAAAATTTGATGTTCAAAATTATCTAGACCGTGATGAAGTTAAAGTAACACTAATAGAGGGCTCAGTAAAAATAGCAAGTGATAGAAAAGACTATATCTTGAAGCCTAATGAAAAATATGTATTGTCAAAGAGCAATAAAGCAGAAAAGGTTGAAATGGCAAATGGTATGGCTTCTCGAATTTGGATTAATCAGAGAATTTCTTTTGAGAAAAAATTATTAAAAGACATCATACCTTATTTAGAAAGTTGGTATGGGGTAGAGTTTATATATAATTCTAGTTTTGAAAATAATACTCATCTCACTTTTACTATTCGAGAAGATACTTTGAATGATATCTTAAAATCAATAGAGTACATCTCAAATATAGAATTTGAAATAAAAGAGAATAAAGTAATCATTAAATAA
- a CDS encoding RagB/SusD domain-containing protein (InterPro IPR012944~KEGG: cpi:Cpin_0565 RagB/SusD domain protein~PFAM: RagB/SusD~SPTR: RagB/SusD domain protein;~IMG reference gene:2504107877~PFAM: SusD family): MKNIFIYIFCFISFVSCTNLHEEILNEQDGESTLANEENMDMVVAPSYAYLRDLQSRTGVWGTLEATTDQLAWPARGSDWVNANQQTLTTHEYTPQNTYIRNTWNSFLIGITKSNITLNYLNNYNPSEKRDAYIAEVKFIRALSMYLLMDNFGKFPFREYNEDDFSKKPMILTREQSVPRIISELEDIIPLLKKKSEVPYGRISKAAAQMLLAKIYINYEVYFNESRWNEVIELCDDIINSGEYKLADDYWKLFQHDNAKYGYDTESILSIIYDEDLQLTGIQWVPITLHYNQKFGNFTSLWNGCCTTETFFDTWNQEDVRFQDRRLIKELGFNQGFLVGQQYSVSGEPLKTRLGEPLIFTKEFDINNSKEQAGVGVVKYAPNPNTNNTKSAGNDFHYYRLADTYLLRSEAKFRKGDVEGALKDINKLRESRKQDKYTALDLKKIYNERGFELYWENTRRNDMIRFDEYTKPRDNKDFETPSYKTLLPIPISALEGNEDLTQNEGYY; the protein is encoded by the coding sequence ATGAAAAACATATTTATATATATATTTTGCTTTATAAGCTTCGTTTCATGTACCAATTTGCATGAAGAAATATTAAATGAACAAGATGGCGAGAGTACTTTAGCCAATGAAGAAAATATGGATATGGTAGTTGCTCCTTCTTATGCCTACCTAAGAGACTTACAAAGTCGCACAGGAGTGTGGGGAACATTAGAAGCTACTACCGATCAATTAGCTTGGCCTGCAAGAGGTTCAGACTGGGTGAATGCAAATCAACAAACTCTTACTACTCATGAATATACTCCACAGAATACTTATATAAGGAATACATGGAACAGCTTTTTGATTGGTATAACTAAAAGTAATATTACACTCAATTATCTGAATAATTACAATCCCTCAGAAAAAAGAGATGCTTACATAGCTGAAGTGAAATTTATAAGGGCTTTATCAATGTATCTTTTGATGGATAACTTTGGTAAGTTTCCATTTAGAGAGTATAATGAAGACGATTTTTCGAAAAAGCCAATGATCTTAACAAGAGAGCAATCTGTTCCAAGAATCATCAGTGAACTGGAGGATATCATTCCTTTGTTAAAGAAAAAATCGGAAGTACCTTATGGTAGAATATCCAAAGCTGCAGCTCAAATGCTTTTGGCTAAGATTTATATCAACTACGAGGTATATTTCAATGAGTCTCGTTGGAATGAAGTGATCGAGCTTTGTGACGACATTATTAATTCAGGAGAATATAAACTAGCCGATGATTATTGGAAATTATTTCAACATGATAATGCAAAGTATGGTTATGATACAGAGTCTATTCTCTCTATTATATATGATGAAGATTTGCAATTAACAGGAATACAGTGGGTACCGATTACTTTACATTACAATCAAAAGTTTGGCAACTTTACTAGTCTATGGAATGGCTGTTGTACTACCGAAACATTCTTTGATACATGGAATCAAGAAGATGTACGTTTTCAAGATAGACGCTTAATAAAAGAATTAGGCTTTAATCAAGGTTTCTTAGTTGGACAGCAATATTCGGTGTCTGGCGAACCTTTAAAAACGCGTTTGGGTGAACCTTTGATCTTCACAAAAGAATTTGATATAAACAATTCGAAAGAACAAGCTGGAGTAGGTGTAGTAAAATATGCACCCAATCCTAATACAAATAATACGAAGTCTGCGGGTAATGATTTTCACTATTACCGATTGGCAGATACTTACTTGTTGCGTTCAGAAGCAAAGTTTAGAAAAGGTGATGTAGAAGGTGCTTTAAAAGATATCAATAAATTGAGAGAATCTAGAAAACAAGATAAATATACTGCACTCGATTTAAAGAAAATTTATAATGAGAGAGGGTTTGAGCTTTATTGGGAAAATACTCGTCGTAACGATATGATTCGTTTTGATGAGTATACAAAACCAAGAGATAACAAGGATTTCGAAACACCTTCCTATAAAACACTTCTTCCTATACCAATTAGTGCTCTGGAAGGAAATGAAGATTTAACTCAAAATGAAGGGTATTACTAA
- a CDS encoding Glutamate synthase (NADPH) (COGs: COG0493 NADPH-dependent glutamate synthase beta chain and related oxidoreductase~InterPro IPR013027~KEGG: hmo:HM1_0999 glutamate synthase (nadph) beta chain, putative~PFAM: FAD-dependent pyridine nucleotide-disulphide oxidoreductase~PRIAM: Glutamate synthase (NADPH)~SPTR: Putative uncharacterized protein;~IMG reference gene:2504107881~PFAM: Pyridine nucleotide-disulphide oxidoreductase) has product MSAKHNKFKEEDAGYSMKEAINEAKRCLNCRKPSCIQGCPIANDIPDFIHQLSMGNMGAAMTIINEKSNLPAVCGRVCPHEKQCEGNCILQKKGKPIHIGRLERFIADFDTNMDLIRDKIPQKTRGKVAIIGSGPAGLTVAGDLARIGFNVSIIERQEEPGGVLMYGIPEYRLPKKVVRKEIEKIENLGVTFLTNRSVGEDFTIDTIFGQEYDAIFIGSGTAMPKTLDMPGNNLKGIVQSSYFLRMASLYSTGSVEKDEVPFREGENVAIIGCGNVAMDAARTAIRMGAKKVTVISNETFEQMPAIKFEYESALKEGAEFIWETNTKEFLGDEDNEYIMGIKADTLEGEKILHFDRIYLAIGSRPANRIVSTTKGIDVDDTGYVITREKPYGMTTRKGVFAGGDVVHKPQTVVLAMKDAKLVAAGIAQYVDAVKLLQD; this is encoded by the coding sequence ATGAGTGCAAAACACAACAAATTCAAGGAAGAAGATGCTGGCTACAGCATGAAAGAGGCTATTAATGAAGCAAAACGCTGCCTTAATTGTAGGAAACCGAGTTGTATACAAGGTTGTCCCATTGCCAATGATATTCCCGATTTCATCCATCAACTATCCATGGGTAATATGGGTGCTGCCATGACAATTATCAATGAAAAAAGTAATCTTCCTGCGGTTTGTGGGAGAGTTTGTCCTCATGAGAAACAATGTGAAGGAAATTGCATCCTTCAAAAGAAAGGCAAACCCATTCACATTGGACGACTTGAAAGATTCATTGCGGATTTTGATACTAATATGGATCTTATTCGTGATAAAATACCTCAAAAAACAAGAGGAAAAGTTGCTATTATTGGTTCGGGTCCTGCTGGTTTAACTGTAGCTGGTGACTTGGCTAGAATCGGCTTTAACGTTTCTATCATTGAAAGACAAGAAGAGCCTGGAGGAGTATTAATGTATGGTATTCCAGAATACAGACTTCCAAAAAAGGTAGTACGAAAAGAGATTGAAAAGATTGAAAACTTAGGAGTTACTTTCTTAACCAATCGATCTGTAGGTGAAGATTTTACCATCGACACCATATTTGGACAAGAATATGATGCCATATTTATCGGTTCGGGTACAGCTATGCCCAAAACCCTTGATATGCCTGGAAATAACCTCAAAGGCATTGTTCAATCTTCCTATTTTTTAAGAATGGCTAGTCTTTACAGTACGGGAAGTGTAGAGAAAGATGAAGTTCCTTTCAGAGAAGGCGAGAATGTAGCTATTATAGGCTGTGGAAATGTGGCTATGGATGCTGCCAGAACAGCTATTCGAATGGGTGCTAAAAAAGTAACCGTTATTTCTAATGAAACTTTTGAGCAAATGCCTGCTATAAAGTTTGAATATGAATCTGCTCTAAAAGAAGGTGCTGAATTCATCTGGGAAACCAACACAAAAGAGTTCCTTGGTGATGAAGACAACGAATATATTATGGGTATTAAAGCAGATACATTGGAGGGTGAAAAAATTCTTCACTTTGATAGAATTTATCTAGCTATTGGCTCACGACCAGCCAACCGAATTGTTTCAACAACAAAAGGGATTGATGTAGATGATACAGGATATGTTATTACTCGAGAAAAGCCATACGGTATGACAACCCGAAAAGGTGTTTTTGCTGGTGGTGATGTAGTACATAAGCCTCAAACAGTTGTATTGGCTATGAAGGATGCCAAACTTGTTGCAGCTGGTATTGCTCAATATGTGGATGCTGTTAAACTTTTACAAGATTAA
- a CDS encoding hypothetical protein (KEGG: bth:BT_0416 hypothetical protein~SPTR: Possible sulfotransferase;~IMG reference gene:2504107883~PFAM: Sulfotransferase domain) produces MGLLEFNKLPINTLVGADWKTFNAITAGRQIDSAYKSKYRLTKAVCRLLSPFAKIQNKRFDKKLANIPLSEDPVFILGHWRSGTTFVHNVLSCDKRFGYNTTYQTVFPHLMMWGQTFFKGNMSFLMPDKRPTDNMELAVDLPQEEEFALANMMPYTYYNFWFLPQYMQEYADKYLLFNDISENELQIFEETFKKLIKISLWNTKGEQFLSKNPPHTGRVKELIKMFPNAKFIYLMRNPYTVLESTRSFFTNTIQPLKLQDISNEEIEKNIISIYAKLYHQYEAEKHLIPEGNLIEVKFEDFEADAMGMTQKIYESLNLKGFDEAKGAIQNYVGEKKGYKKNKYKYDDRTIKLVEENWGFALKQWGYSLD; encoded by the coding sequence ATGGGATTATTAGAGTTTAATAAACTTCCAATAAATACGTTAGTAGGTGCAGACTGGAAGACGTTTAATGCAATAACTGCTGGGCGTCAGATAGATTCTGCATATAAAAGTAAATATAGATTAACCAAAGCGGTATGCCGTCTGCTGTCTCCTTTTGCAAAAATTCAAAACAAGAGATTCGATAAAAAATTAGCCAATATTCCTTTATCAGAAGACCCTGTTTTTATTTTAGGACATTGGAGAAGTGGAACTACATTTGTACACAATGTTTTATCTTGTGATAAGAGATTTGGATACAATACAACTTATCAAACTGTTTTTCCTCACTTAATGATGTGGGGGCAGACTTTCTTTAAGGGGAATATGAGCTTTTTAATGCCCGACAAAAGACCTACAGATAATATGGAATTAGCTGTAGATCTTCCTCAAGAAGAGGAGTTTGCACTGGCTAATATGATGCCATACACTTATTATAATTTTTGGTTCCTACCTCAATATATGCAAGAGTATGCTGATAAATATTTACTATTCAATGATATCTCAGAGAATGAGCTTCAGATATTTGAAGAGACATTTAAAAAGCTGATAAAAATATCTCTTTGGAATACAAAGGGAGAGCAGTTCTTAAGTAAAAACCCACCACATACAGGTAGGGTGAAAGAGTTGATAAAGATGTTCCCCAATGCCAAGTTTATCTACTTGATGAGAAATCCTTATACGGTATTAGAGTCTACTCGGAGTTTCTTTACAAATACTATTCAACCTTTAAAACTTCAAGATATCTCAAATGAAGAGATTGAAAAGAATATTATTTCTATTTATGCGAAGCTGTATCATCAGTATGAAGCTGAGAAACATCTTATACCAGAAGGTAATCTGATAGAAGTGAAGTTTGAGGATTTTGAAGCTGATGCTATGGGTATGACTCAGAAAATATACGAATCTTTGAATCTTAAAGGTTTTGACGAAGCCAAAGGAGCTATTCAAAACTATGTAGGAGAGAAGAAAGGGTATAAAAAGAACAAGTATAAGTATGATGATCGTACGATTAAGTTGGTAGAAGAAAACTGGGGATTCGCTTTAAAACAGTGGGGATATTCTTTAGATTAA